In the genome of Burkholderiales bacterium, one region contains:
- a CDS encoding cytochrome b/b6 domain-containing protein — MERILVWDWPVRLGHWLMVAAFAMAWLTAESESWRLVHAAAGGVVVGVILFRLVWGVVGTRHARFANFVRGPAAVLAYLEGLAQCRPPHATGHNPAGGWAIMALLALGLATGFTGWLAYNDIGSLGDLHEGMAHTMLAVVGLHIAGVGVGSLAHRENLVRAMLTGYKRGTVAEAITSPRLWAVPLLLAAALACGMGLAR; from the coding sequence ATGGAGAGAATTCTGGTCTGGGACTGGCCGGTGCGCCTTGGCCACTGGCTGATGGTGGCGGCCTTCGCAATGGCGTGGCTCACCGCCGAGAGCGAATCCTGGCGGCTCGTCCATGCGGCGGCGGGGGGCGTCGTGGTGGGCGTGATCCTCTTCCGGCTTGTCTGGGGGGTCGTCGGTACGCGCCATGCGCGTTTCGCAAATTTCGTGCGCGGCCCAGCTGCCGTTCTTGCCTACCTAGAAGGGCTGGCCCAGTGTCGCCCGCCCCACGCGACCGGCCACAACCCCGCCGGCGGCTGGGCGATCATGGCGCTGCTCGCACTGGGACTTGCCACCGGCTTCACCGGCTGGCTGGCTTACAACGATATCGGCAGCCTCGGCGACCTGCACGAAGGCATGGCCCACACCATGCTCGCCGTGGTTGGCTTGCATATTGCCGGGGTGGGGGTCGGGAGTCTCGCCCACCGCGAAAATCTGGTGCGCGCCATGCTGACTGGCTATAAACGGGGGACAGTGGCGGAGGCGATCACCTCGCCCCGGCTCTGGGCCGTCCCGCTGCTTCTTGCTGCCGCATTGGCTTGCGGCATGGGGTTGGCGCGTTAA
- the rsgA gene encoding ribosome small subunit-dependent GTPase A, giving the protein MAEERRVGRVVAAHGSRFEVELADGRRLSCVTRGKKTGVACGDRVEITPTSAEGGVIERVLPRASLLYRSDPQRQKIIAANVTQGVLVVAAVPSFHEEIINRVLVALEAQQLKCVIVLNKADLPETAAAEERLALYRELGYPLVRLSAKTDVSPLRPYLAREVSVLVGQSGMGKSTLVNALVPGARAATREISTALDSGRHTTTHATLYHLDAESDLIDSPGLQEFGLHHLRPEDVAAAMREFRPLLGHCRFHNCLHRVEPGCAIREAVEAGRISPRRFAAYQAIVGEIVDWRARRYG; this is encoded by the coding sequence ATGGCGGAAGAGCGGCGCGTCGGCCGCGTGGTGGCCGCCCACGGTAGCCGCTTCGAGGTGGAGCTCGCCGACGGACGCCGTCTCTCCTGTGTCACCCGCGGCAAGAAGACCGGAGTGGCCTGCGGTGATCGCGTGGAAATCACGCCCACCTCGGCCGAAGGCGGCGTCATCGAAAGGGTGCTGCCGCGGGCAAGCCTCCTCTATCGCTCCGACCCCCAGCGGCAAAAGATCATCGCCGCCAACGTGACCCAGGGCGTGCTCGTGGTCGCGGCGGTGCCCAGCTTCCACGAGGAAATCATCAACCGGGTTTTGGTGGCGCTGGAGGCCCAGCAGCTCAAATGCGTGATCGTCCTCAACAAGGCCGATCTGCCGGAAACCGCCGCCGCCGAGGAACGACTTGCCCTCTACCGCGAGCTTGGCTATCCCCTGGTCAGGCTTTCGGCGAAAACCGATGTTTCGCCCTTAAGGCCCTACCTTGCCCGGGAGGTGAGCGTGCTCGTGGGACAGTCGGGCATGGGCAAGTCCACCCTCGTCAATGCCCTGGTTCCCGGCGCCCGCGCCGCCACCCGTGAGATTTCCACGGCGCTGGATTCCGGCCGCCACACCACCACCCATGCCACCCTCTACCACCTGGACGCGGAATCCGACCTGATCGACTCGCCGGGGCTGCAGGAATTCGGCCTCCATCATCTGCGTCCGGAAGACGTGGCGGCGGCCATGCGGGAATTCCGTCCCCTGCTGGGCCACTGCCGTTTCCACAACTGTCTGCACCGGGTGGAACCGGGCTGCGCCATCCGCGAGGCGGTGGAGGCCGGCCGCATCTCCCCGCGTCGGTTCGCCGCCTACCAGGCCATCGTCGGCGAAATCGTGGACTGGCGCGCCCGCCGCTACGGCTAG
- a CDS encoding transglutaminaseTgpA domain-containing protein: MAAAFLAARFPRLSAWLRTTPVEPSPVEITGRRIYILPTRHGVLFGVFLAAMLVGAVNYGLSLGFALVFLLAGVGLITLFYTWRNLRGITVHALGATPTFAGEAAWFHLALSAATPRPAIELIAAGGSPLRVDVNGLTPVSLAIPAPARGRLTLPRLILATDYPLGLFRAWAIVRPDLATLVYPRPLDTARLEHAPAAPDSGSPEIQAGPQGHEVFAGLRAFVPGDSPRRVAWKVFARGGPLLAKEFSDTAGGVIWLDWQDAPGEPETRLAWLTRAVLTAEAQGVRYGLRLPGRTLAPDRGPGHRQACLSLLATFGEARACPDSRRTRAKPQSPASPLPRRSILVLTAGLTWVLAPLALHLPLWVTLAAAALITWRTLATLGFWPLAGKRLLLLLAAAGAAAILAAYHTLFGREAGVAMLTLMTALKLMEMRSRRDGVLAVFLGLFVLLTQFLYGQGIVEALIALTATGFLLAGLALLTHPDHSGRGAARLSVLLMLSALPVMVVLFLLFPRPLGPLWGLPRDARAGMSGLDETMSPGSISRLIQSDQVAFRVEFAGPLPPPAQRYWRGPVLERFDGRSWLPDRSPAPEPTVESAGEAIAYTLTLEPHGRNWIFALDVPDPLALPPQTRLSPTLQLLAEKPVEHRRRFALLALPRYRLDANADASLLTKALALPEKGNPRARALAQTLSARAHSEEEVVAAALQLFRSQPFHYTLTPPLLGEDGVDEFLFETRRGFCEHYAGAFTFLMRAAGVPARVVTGYQGGEFNPLGGYFIVRQSDAHAWSEVWLAGRGWVRVDPTAAVAAERIERGVAAALPAAEPLPFLMRTEVRWLRTLRLQWDLLNTRWHQWVIGFDQERQLALLARMGAGIVSWRELAWMLAASLGALALLFAAITLRRPTPTDPLQAIWQRFCRRLAAAGLPRAPHEGPLAYARRIARLRPDLAAPIEAIAGAYATLRYGPRINREALASLRRQVAKFRVRGGVKRQLSSL; this comes from the coding sequence ATGGCCGCCGCTTTTCTCGCCGCGCGCTTTCCCCGCCTTTCCGCGTGGCTACGGACAACCCCGGTGGAGCCATCCCCGGTGGAAATCACCGGCCGTCGCATCTACATCCTGCCCACCCGCCATGGCGTGCTCTTCGGCGTGTTTTTGGCGGCCATGCTGGTGGGCGCCGTCAACTATGGGTTGAGTCTCGGCTTTGCCCTCGTTTTCCTGCTGGCCGGTGTGGGTCTCATCACCCTCTTTTACACCTGGCGCAATCTGCGGGGCATCACGGTCCACGCGCTGGGAGCGACACCCACCTTCGCCGGCGAAGCCGCGTGGTTTCATCTCGCCCTGTCGGCCGCCACGCCGCGCCCCGCCATCGAGCTCATTGCCGCGGGCGGTAGCCCCCTGCGGGTGGACGTGAACGGGCTCACCCCGGTGAGCCTGGCCATTCCCGCCCCCGCCCGCGGCCGACTGACGCTGCCGCGGCTCATTCTCGCCACCGACTATCCCCTGGGCCTTTTCCGCGCCTGGGCCATCGTGCGGCCCGATCTGGCCACTCTGGTCTATCCCCGCCCCCTCGACACCGCCCGGCTGGAACACGCCCCCGCCGCCCCCGACAGCGGGAGCCCCGAAATCCAGGCAGGGCCGCAGGGGCACGAGGTCTTCGCCGGCCTGCGCGCCTTCGTGCCCGGGGATTCCCCGCGCCGGGTGGCCTGGAAAGTCTTCGCCCGCGGCGGTCCCCTCCTCGCCAAGGAGTTCTCCGATACCGCAGGCGGAGTCATCTGGCTCGACTGGCAAGATGCTCCGGGGGAGCCGGAGACCCGGCTTGCTTGGCTTACCCGCGCCGTTCTCACCGCGGAGGCCCAGGGCGTGCGCTACGGCCTGCGGCTGCCCGGCAGGACACTGGCGCCGGATCGCGGTCCTGGCCACCGTCAGGCCTGCCTCAGTCTGCTCGCCACCTTTGGTGAAGCCAGGGCTTGCCCCGATTCCCGCCGCACCCGCGCAAAACCGCAAAGCCCGGCAAGCCCCCTTCCCCGGCGGAGCATCCTTGTCCTCACCGCAGGCCTCACCTGGGTGCTGGCACCCCTTGCCTTGCACCTGCCCCTCTGGGTGACCTTGGCGGCAGCAGCACTGATCACCTGGCGCACCCTGGCCACCCTGGGCTTCTGGCCCCTGGCGGGCAAAAGGCTTCTGCTCTTGCTTGCCGCAGCCGGTGCCGCCGCCATCCTCGCCGCCTATCACACGCTGTTCGGGCGCGAAGCGGGGGTGGCCATGCTCACCCTCATGACCGCCCTCAAGCTCATGGAAATGCGCAGCCGCCGCGACGGTGTGCTCGCCGTCTTCCTGGGGCTGTTTGTCCTCCTCACCCAGTTCCTCTACGGCCAGGGGATCGTCGAGGCGCTCATTGCTCTCACCGCGACGGGCTTTCTATTGGCCGGACTTGCCCTGCTCACCCATCCCGACCACAGTGGCCGAGGCGCGGCGCGACTGTCCGTCCTCCTCATGCTTTCGGCCCTGCCCGTCATGGTGGTGCTGTTCCTGCTCTTTCCCCGCCCCCTGGGCCCCCTGTGGGGTCTGCCGCGGGATGCGCGGGCGGGCATGAGTGGGCTTGACGAAACCATGAGCCCGGGCTCCATCAGCCGCCTCATCCAGTCCGACCAGGTGGCCTTTCGCGTGGAATTCGCCGGCCCCCTGCCACCGCCGGCGCAACGCTACTGGCGCGGGCCGGTGCTGGAACGCTTCGATGGCCGAAGCTGGCTGCCCGACCGCTCGCCCGCCCCGGAACCCACCGTGGAAAGCGCAGGTGAAGCCATCGCCTACACCCTCACCCTGGAGCCCCATGGCAGGAACTGGATCTTCGCCCTGGACGTGCCCGATCCCCTGGCACTGCCTCCCCAGACGCGCCTTTCCCCCACCCTGCAGTTACTCGCCGAAAAACCCGTGGAGCACCGGCGTCGTTTCGCCCTGCTCGCTTTGCCCCGCTACCGTCTCGACGCCAACGCCGACGCGAGTCTCCTCACCAAAGCCCTGGCACTGCCCGAAAAGGGCAACCCGCGCGCACGGGCCCTTGCGCAAACGCTTAGCGCGCGCGCCCACTCGGAGGAGGAAGTGGTGGCCGCCGCGCTCCAGCTCTTTCGCAGCCAGCCCTTCCACTACACCCTGACGCCGCCGCTTCTGGGGGAAGACGGCGTGGACGAATTCCTCTTCGAGACGCGGCGGGGCTTCTGCGAACACTACGCCGGTGCCTTCACTTTCCTCATGCGGGCGGCGGGCGTGCCGGCGCGGGTGGTGACGGGTTATCAGGGAGGCGAATTCAATCCTTTGGGCGGCTACTTCATTGTTCGCCAGTCCGACGCCCACGCCTGGAGCGAGGTTTGGCTCGCGGGGCGCGGCTGGGTGCGGGTGGACCCCACCGCCGCCGTGGCGGCGGAGCGGATCGAACGGGGAGTGGCCGCCGCCCTGCCGGCGGCGGAGCCCTTGCCCTTCCTCATGCGCACCGAGGTACGCTGGCTGCGGACCCTGCGTCTGCAATGGGATCTCCTCAACACCCGCTGGCACCAGTGGGTGATCGGCTTCGACCAGGAAAGACAACTCGCTCTGCTGGCGCGCATGGGCGCGGGCATCGTCTCCTGGCGGGAGCTTGCCTGGATGCTGGCAGCAAGCCTCGGTGCTCTGGCCCTGCTTTTTGCCGCCATCACCCTGCGCCGACCCACGCCCACCGATCCCCTGCAGGCCATCTGGCAGCGTTTCTGCCGCAGACTCGCCGCGGCCGGCCTGCCCCGCGCCCCCCACGAAGGCCCCCTCGCCTACGCCCGGCGGATCGCCCGCCTGCGCCCCGATCTTGCCGCACCCATCGAGGCCATCGCCGGCGCTTACGCCACCCTGCGCTACGGCCCCCGCATCAACCGCGAAGCACTCGCCAGCCTGCGCCGGCAGGTAGCAAAATTCCGCGTGCGGGGCGGCGTTAAGCGCCAGTTAAGCTCCCTCTAA
- a CDS encoding diheme cytochrome c, whose translation MKQTLMLFALLLPLLAHADKEGRTPAAAPPAYPAECGSCHLAFPPGLMSANDWRQVMQRLDRHYGDNASLDAKTAAEIEAFLTRYAGSEGKYGGAAPAQAGEPPRLTRTPWFVRKHREVSRADWNHAKVKSPANCAACHTRAVEGSFREREIVLPSGRRGEGD comes from the coding sequence ATGAAGCAGACGTTGATGCTCTTTGCCCTCTTGCTTCCGCTATTGGCCCACGCCGACAAAGAGGGCCGGACGCCCGCCGCTGCGCCGCCCGCCTACCCCGCGGAATGTGGCAGTTGCCATCTCGCCTTTCCACCCGGTTTGATGAGCGCAAACGATTGGCGCCAGGTGATGCAGCGGCTCGACCGGCACTATGGCGACAACGCGAGCCTCGATGCCAAGACGGCTGCGGAGATCGAGGCCTTCTTGACCCGCTACGCCGGAAGCGAAGGGAAATACGGCGGCGCCGCGCCAGCGCAGGCAGGCGAGCCGCCGCGGCTCACCCGCACGCCGTGGTTTGTGCGCAAGCACCGCGAGGTCTCCCGTGCCGATTGGAATCATGCGAAGGTGAAATCGCCGGCCAACTGTGCCGCCTGTCATACGCGGGCGGTGGAGGGCAGTTTTCGCGAACGCGAGATCGTCCTGCCTTCGGGCCGGCGCGGGGAAGGGGATTGA
- a CDS encoding AAA family ATPase: MEANAPLPLRLASALEQVDGIVLGKTHAVRLACVCLLAQGHLLIEDLPGLGKTTLAHALALSFGLQFKRIQFTADLLPADVVGVSVWDRGENRFVFHPGPIFAHVVLADEINRATPKAQSALLEAMEERQVTVDGISRALPEPFFVIATQNPQHQIGTFPLPESQLDRFLMRLSLGYPDARAERALLAGEDRRRLLGQARPLLDASAILKAQEEAARVFVSEPLLDYLQALLQASRSGAFGPGLSPRAGLALLRAARAHAYLAGRHAVLPEDVQAVLAACVGHRLVDPAGEKDGEALAHRLLERVPVP, from the coding sequence ATGGAAGCCAACGCACCCCTCCCCCTGCGTCTTGCCAGCGCCCTGGAACAGGTGGATGGCATCGTCCTCGGCAAGACCCATGCCGTGCGCCTTGCCTGTGTCTGTCTGCTGGCGCAAGGCCATCTCCTCATCGAGGACCTGCCGGGCTTGGGCAAGACCACCCTCGCCCATGCCCTGGCGCTCAGCTTCGGCCTGCAGTTCAAACGCATCCAGTTCACCGCCGATCTGCTGCCGGCGGATGTGGTGGGCGTGTCGGTGTGGGATCGGGGGGAAAACCGTTTCGTCTTCCATCCCGGCCCCATCTTCGCCCATGTGGTGCTGGCCGACGAAATCAACCGCGCCACCCCCAAGGCGCAAAGCGCCCTGTTGGAAGCCATGGAGGAAAGACAGGTCACCGTGGACGGCATAAGCCGCGCCCTGCCGGAGCCCTTTTTCGTCATCGCCACCCAGAACCCCCAGCATCAGATCGGCACCTTCCCCCTGCCCGAATCCCAACTGGACCGTTTCCTCATGCGGCTTTCCCTGGGCTATCCGGATGCCCGCGCCGAGCGCGCGCTGCTGGCGGGAGAGGATAGGCGCCGGCTGCTTGGGCAGGCGCGGCCACTGCTGGATGCATCCGCCATTCTCAAAGCCCAGGAAGAGGCGGCGCGGGTGTTTGTCTCCGAGCCCTTGCTGGATTACCTCCAGGCGCTGTTGCAGGCATCCCGCAGCGGCGCCTTTGGCCCGGGGCTGTCGCCCCGCGCGGGGCTCGCTCTGCTGCGGGCAGCCCGCGCCCATGCCTATCTCGCGGGCCGCCATGCCGTCCTGCCGGAGGACGTGCAGGCAGTGCTGGCCGCCTGCGTCGGGCATCGTCTCGTCGATCCCGCCGGCGAGAAGGACGGCGAAGCCTTGGCCCACCGTTTACTCGAGCGCGTGCCCGTGCCATGA
- a CDS encoding 4a-hydroxytetrahydrobiopterin dehydratase, with amino-acid sequence MTTVVCDLSKGHCKPCEGGVPPLTPEQINGFLSQVKGWTLENGGITKTYQFRNYYETMAFVNATAWISHREDHHPDLEVGYNRVTVRYITHAIGGLSENDFICAAKIDALFEL; translated from the coding sequence ATGACCACCGTCGTCTGCGATCTCAGCAAAGGCCATTGCAAACCCTGCGAGGGAGGGGTGCCGCCCCTCACGCCGGAACAGATCAACGGCTTCCTTTCCCAGGTGAAAGGCTGGACCCTGGAGAATGGCGGCATCACCAAAACCTACCAATTCCGCAACTATTACGAGACCATGGCCTTCGTCAATGCCACCGCCTGGATTTCCCACAGAGAGGACCATCATCCCGATCTGGAGGTGGGCTACAACCGCGTGACCGTGCGTTACATCACCCACGCCATCGGTGGCCTGTCGGAAAACGATTTCATCTGCGCCGCCAAGATCGACGCCCTCTTCGAACTGTAA
- a CDS encoding DUF1924 domain-containing protein, translating to MACNFAQAATPAELLAQYQLDAARATPGFTPSAQRGGAFYQNRFPANPRMPACTSCHTNDPAQTGRHVVTDKAIKPLAPAANPERFTDPAKVEKWFRRNCTEVVGRECTPAEKADFIAFLLKGNAK from the coding sequence ATGGCGTGCAACTTTGCCCAGGCCGCGACACCCGCCGAGCTTTTGGCGCAGTATCAGCTTGATGCGGCCAGGGCCACGCCGGGCTTTACGCCTTCCGCCCAGCGGGGCGGTGCGTTCTACCAGAACCGTTTCCCTGCCAATCCCCGGATGCCCGCCTGCACAAGCTGTCACACCAACGATCCGGCGCAGACGGGTCGGCACGTGGTGACGGACAAGGCGATCAAGCCTCTTGCGCCTGCTGCCAATCCTGAACGGTTCACCGATCCGGCCAAGGTGGAAAAATGGTTCCGCCGCAATTGCACCGAGGTGGTGGGGCGCGAGTGCACCCCGGCCGAGAAGGCCGATTTCATCGCCTTCCTGCTGAAAGGAAACGCGAAATGA